The following proteins come from a genomic window of Miscanthus floridulus cultivar M001 chromosome 2, ASM1932011v1, whole genome shotgun sequence:
- the LOC136537774 gene encoding polygalacturonase ADPG2-like yields MASSRKPTTKLAAFMSPLPLLALLFLSGALEAVVGASNDTSAAGASYTCSSGSMFLASQSVFSLDRYGARGDGRHDDTRALARAWKAACASPRPAVVLVPNGRRYLLKVVTLRGPCKSTVTVTVKGTLVASPNRADWSDRDRRLWIVFRSVNKLTLDGGGTIDGNGHKWWPHSCKINKALPCKEAPTALSFHYCTNLKVDNLKIVNSQQIHMSVEDCANVQLAKLSITSPGTSPNTDGIHITRSKDVWVTNCKIKTGDDCISIEDGTHKLHVSNVICGPGHGISIGSLGDDDSRAKVSGITIDSIHLHGTTNGARIKTYQGGSGYAKDITFQNMIMYNVKNPIIIDQNYCDKARPCREQRSAVQISNVVFKNIRGTTVTKDAIKMSCSKNVPCQGITLQNIDLKMQGGKGITESTCQNAKWRKYGSVVPQPCTSIYKGTVGLLLEFLLSSHSWSSW; encoded by the exons ATGGCATCCAGCAGGAAGCCGACGACGAAGCTTGCGGCGTTCATGTCGCCCCTGCCCCTCCTCGCGCTGCTCTTCTTGTCCGGCGCTCTCGAGGCTGTAGTAGGCGCGAGCAACGACACCTCAGCTGCCGGCGCGAGCTACACGTGCAGCTCTGGCAGCATGTTCCTGGCGTCGCAGAGCGTGTTCAGCCTCGACCGCTACGGCGCCCGTGGCGACGGGAGGCACGACGACACGCGCGCGCTCGCCAGGGCGTGGAAGGCGGCGTGCGCCTCGCCGCGGCCGGCCGTCGTGCTCGTCCCCAACGGCAGGCGCTACCTGCTAAAGGTCGTCACCCTCCGTGGCCCGTGCAAGTCCACCGTCACGGTCACCGTGAAGGGCACGCTGGTGGCGTCGCCGAACAGAGCGGACTGGAGCGACAGGGATAGGAGGCTCTGGATCGTGTTCCGAAGCGTCAACAAGCTCACTCTCGACGGCGGTGGCACCATCGACGGCAACGGACACAAGTGGTGGCCGCACTCgtgcaagatcaacaaggctCTG CCTTGCAAGGAGGCTCCAACAGCTTTGTCATTCCACTACTGCACCAATTTGAAGGTGGACAATCTGAAAATTGTGAATAGCCAACAGATCCACATGTCGGTCGAGGACTGCGCCAATGTGCAACTGGCGAAGTTGTCCATCACATCACCTGGCACGAGCCCTAACACTGACGGCATTCACATCACTCGGAGCAAAGATGTGTGGGTCACAAATTGCAAGATCAAGACTG GGGATGATTGCATATCAATTGAGGATGGGACTCATAAACTTCATGTCTCCAATGTTATTTGTGGTCCTGGGCACGGGATCAGCATCGGAAGCTTAGGAGATGACGACTCACGAGCCAAAGTCTCTGGTATTACCATAGATTCAATACACTTACATGGCACCACCAATGGAGCACGCATCAAGACATACCAGGGAGGAAGTGGGTATGCCAAAGACATCACATTCCAAAACATGATCATGTACAATGTCAAGAACCCGATCATCATCGACCAGAACTACTGCGACAAGGCTAGGCCATGCAGGGAACAGAGGTCAGCAGTGCAGATCAGCAATGTTGTCTTCAAGAACATCAGAGGGACAACTGTTACCAAGGACGCCATCAAGATGAGCTGCAGCAAGAATGTCCCATGTCAAGGCATTACCTTGCAGAACATTGACCTAAAAATGCAGGGCGGCAAGGGCATCACGGAAAGCACCTGCCAGAATGCAAAATGGAGAAAATACGGAAGTGTTGTTCCACAGCCGTGCACCTCCATATACAAGGGCACCGTTGGACTCCTGTTGGAGTTCCTGTTGTCTTCACACTCGTGGAGTTCCTGGTAA
- the LOC136536017 gene encoding uncharacterized protein, producing MELDVALAIRDSSTPTFAPKIAGKDVGSGSIHDADVTSDHPYHLVRKHAPAPGSLNGGVDKGVWFFFSPKRYVGNSKASARSGSRLRNRARTVLGVDGRKKGAWHTEGRKKTVHGSSGGYFQKLSYEEVTPSGSVVKTGWLMIEYAIEEDHGGGGAMVLCKVYKSPRGPGSDVPSSSRKRKADVVEQPVVEQLQRSWKRTHEEGMFLAGNLLQREDLTTIDYYTAAPAVYQDTDHVLGSGE from the exons ATGGAGCTCGACGTTG CCCTAGCGATCAGAGACTCATCGACGCCTACCTTCGCCCCAAAGATCGCCGGCAAAGATGTAGGCAGCGGCTCCATCCACGACGCCGATGTGACCTCCGACCACCCCTACCATCTCGTGCGGAAGCACGCGCCCGCGCCTGGGAGTCTCAACGGCGGTGTAGACAAGGGAGTCTGGTTCTTCTTCAGCCCGAAGCGCTACGTCGGGAATTCGAAGGCGAGCGCGCGCAGCGGATCTCGGCTCCGGAACCGGGCGCGAACCGTGCTCGGCGTCGACGGCAGGAAGAAGGGGGCGTGGCACACGGAGGGTAGGAAGAAGACGGTGCACGGAAGCTCTGGCGGGTACTTTCAGAAGCTGTCGTACGAGGAGGTGACGCCGTCGGGGTCGGTCGTCAAGACGGGATGGCTGATGATCGAGTACGCCATCGAGGAagaccacggcggcggcggcgccatggtccTATGCAAGGTGTACAAGTCACCACGAGGCCCTGGATCCGACGTGCCGTCGTCGTCGCGCAAGAGGAAGGCGGACGTCGTCGAACAGCCCGTCGTCGAACAGTTGCAGAGGTCATGGAAGCGAACGCACGAGGAGGGCATGTTTTTGGCTGGCAACCTGCTGCAGCGCGAGGACTTGACAACGATAGACTACTACACGGCTGCGCCGGCGGTGTATCAAGATACAGATCACGTATTGGGAAGCGGCGAATAG
- the LOC136537775 gene encoding remorin 4.1-like: MLHEQQAPPSQAVAAPPPVPSAPSPASNHDDDDVEVTTFRDIHPLTPDVPTPPARTRSWDTASHRSFSSEEQFMTMSREFTAMVTAGATMQTGGGGASGGYDGGADQLTSIGEDELEETNPLAIIPDSHPIATPARSRASAAASGLEVVPAPTPTPPPQPAHVEASQVKKEEVETKVWAWETAEVAKINNRFKREEVVINGWETEQVEKASAWLKKIERKLDEQRAKAVEKTQNDIAKARRKAEEKRASAEAKRGLKLAKVLELANFMKAVGRVPTKRSFF; encoded by the exons ATGTTGCATGAGCAGCAGGCACCGCCATCACAGGCAGTAGCAGCGCCACCGCCCGTGCCCTCGGCACCGAGCCCGGCCAGCaaccacgacgacgacgatgtcGAGGTCACGACGTTCCGCGACATCCACCCTCTGACGCCCGACGTGCCGACGCCCCCCGCGCGCACCAGGTCCTGGGACACCGCCAGCCACCGCTCCTTCTCGTCCGAGGAGCAGTTCATGACGATGAGCCGCGAGTTCACGGCCATGGTCACCGCCGGGGCGACCATGCagaccggcggcggtggcgccagCGGTGGGTACGACGGCGGCGCCGACCAGCTCACCAGCATCGGCGAGGACGAGCTGGAGGAGACCAACCCGCTGGCCATCATCCCCGACAGCCACCCGATCGccacgcccgccaggtccagggcgtccgccgccgcctccgggcTGGAGGTCGTGccggcgccgacgccgacgcctccGCCGCAGCCCGCGCACGTGGAGGCCAGCCAGGTGAAGAAGGAGGAGGTGGAGACCAAGGTGTGGGCGTGGGAGACGGCCGAGGTCGCCAAGATCAACAACCGCTTCAAGAGGGAGGAGGTGGTCATCAACGGCTGGGAGACCGAGCAGGTGGAGAAGGCCTCCGCCTGGCTCAAGAAGATCGAG AGGAAATTGGACGAGCAGCGCGCCAAGGCGGTGGAGAAGACGCAGAACGACATCGCCAAGGCGCGGCGCAAGGCGGAGGAGAAGCGGGCGTCGGCGGAGGCCAAGCGGGGCCTGAAATTGGCCAAGGTGCTGGAGCTCGCCAACTTCATGAAGGCCGTCGGCAGGGTGCCCACCAAGCGCTCCTTCTTCTAG